Proteins from one Mycoplasma sp. Pen4 genomic window:
- a CDS encoding aminopeptidase C: protein MKLQKETLNLFAKRFEQNKNDLIQNSVIHNGIKNTCINHKTLIKHDFVFDIETDLGEITMQSNSGRCWIFASLNMARVAVMKNLNVANFEFSQNYFAFYDKMEKANTFLTKMINNIELPMNDRLIYTFMHGSSASDGGYWEWFASLLNKYGAVPKSIMPETFHSGNTTAMNEQIDLRLKQGVLNLRKAFEAGASLEELNNIKEEVLYEVYDIVSKCLGTPPTEFTFEYRDKDNKYNKIENITPIDFFNKYVGTDFDQKVNLLHDPRPEFKAGTHYVLKHQKSVYDDQDVVMINVPLKEIKEVVINSLKDNVPVWFGCDIDAFRDDKSGILDPELYQYDEVFNKLSLTKSDRINIFNSTLTHAMAFVGVKTENGLPVAWKVENSWGDKYGKKGIFSMSDTWFDEYNFTVIVDKKYVDAKYLDENNNDVVKLELWEPLA, encoded by the coding sequence ATGAAATTACAAAAAGAAACCTTAAATTTATTTGCTAAAAGATTTGAGCAAAACAAAAATGATTTAATCCAAAATAGCGTTATTCATAATGGTATCAAAAACACATGTATTAACCACAAAACATTAATTAAACATGATTTTGTTTTTGATATTGAAACAGATCTTGGAGAAATCACAATGCAAAGCAATAGTGGTAGATGTTGAATTTTTGCTTCATTAAACATGGCTAGAGTTGCAGTGATGAAAAACTTAAATGTTGCAAATTTCGAATTCTCACAAAATTACTTTGCTTTCTATGACAAAATGGAAAAAGCAAATACATTCTTAACAAAAATGATCAACAACATTGAATTACCAATGAATGATAGATTAATCTATACATTTATGCATGGTTCATCAGCATCAGATGGTGGTTACTGAGAATGATTTGCAAGTTTATTAAATAAATATGGTGCAGTTCCAAAATCTATTATGCCCGAAACTTTCCACTCAGGTAATACAACTGCAATGAATGAACAAATCGATTTACGTCTTAAACAAGGTGTTTTAAACTTAAGAAAAGCATTTGAAGCAGGTGCATCATTAGAAGAATTAAACAACATCAAAGAAGAAGTTTTATATGAAGTTTACGACATTGTTTCAAAATGTTTAGGTACACCACCAACAGAATTTACATTTGAATATAGAGACAAAGACAATAAATACAACAAAATCGAAAACATCACACCTATTGACTTTTTCAACAAATATGTTGGAACAGACTTTGATCAAAAAGTTAACTTATTACATGATCCACGTCCTGAATTTAAAGCAGGTACACACTATGTATTAAAACACCAAAAATCAGTTTATGATGATCAAGACGTTGTTATGATCAATGTGCCTTTAAAAGAAATTAAAGAAGTGGTTATTAATTCATTAAAAGATAATGTACCAGTTTGATTCGGTTGTGACATTGATGCCTTCCGTGATGATAAATCAGGAATTTTAGACCCTGAGTTATATCAATACGATGAAGTTTTCAATAAACTTTCATTAACAAAAAGTGATCGTATTAATATCTTCAATTCAACATTAACACATGCAATGGCTTTTGTGGGTGTTAAAACTGAAAATGGTTTACCTGTAGCTTGAAAAGTTGAAAACAGCTGAGGTGATAAATACGGTAAAAAAGGTATTTTCTCAATGTCAGATACATGATTTGATGAATACAACTTCACAGTTATCGTTGATAAAAAATATGTTGACGCTAAATATTTAGATGAAAACAACAATGACGTAGTTAAATTAGAACTTTGAGAACCATTAGCTTAA
- a CDS encoding MAG0110 family membrane protein translates to MEFNRQEKQKFATVAVSKSAKKFYGIVLLVFAIAVLAAILGAIGFGAMFDVKVDATTISREGVPVETQIPLFNKHIYLFSGIFAVSTLILMFANIYLSRRENNRKLQLFTLPFYLAYFAFSIAFIFRLAIWQFGATSSLDNTKLLLSLALIPAVVLIITAILGIFNLVNIRAIGILVSALTIGMIIALIVSIFVFEAAWWLPWLGVIAISLTTIIEWWMIRKIADQSANMDSETATTLAISCGIQMFISYSIMLIYVIQIFGGSYRD, encoded by the coding sequence ATGGAATTTAATAGACAAGAAAAACAAAAATTTGCTACAGTAGCAGTATCCAAATCAGCCAAAAAATTCTATGGTATTGTTTTATTAGTATTTGCTATCGCAGTTTTAGCAGCTATACTCGGTGCCATTGGTTTTGGTGCTATGTTTGATGTGAAGGTTGATGCAACAACTATATCAAGAGAAGGTGTACCAGTTGAAACACAAATACCATTATTCAATAAACACATTTACTTATTCTCTGGTATTTTCGCGGTATCGACATTAATATTAATGTTCGCAAATATATACTTATCAAGACGTGAAAATAATAGAAAATTACAATTATTTACATTGCCATTTTATTTAGCATATTTTGCTTTCTCAATTGCATTCATCTTTAGATTAGCGATTTGACAATTTGGCGCAACTAGTTCTTTAGATAATACAAAATTATTATTATCATTAGCACTTATTCCTGCAGTAGTATTAATAATTACTGCAATTTTAGGAATATTTAACCTAGTTAATATTAGAGCAATTGGTATTTTAGTTTCTGCTCTAACAATTGGAATGATTATAGCCTTGATAGTATCGATCTTTGTATTCGAAGCAGCATGATGACTACCATGATTAGGAGTTATAGCAATTTCATTAACAACTATAATTGAGTGATGAATGATTAGAAAAATAGCTGATCAATCAGCAAATATGGATAGTGAAACAGCCACAACATTAGCAATTAGTTGCGGTATTCAAATGTTTATCTCATATTCAATTATGTTAATTTATGTTATTCAAATTTTCGGAGGAAGTTATCGTGACTAA